Proteins encoded together in one Spirochaeta cellobiosiphila DSM 17781 window:
- the ilvE gene encoding branched-chain-amino-acid transaminase — protein MGFSLSILPWIYTAKYINQSWKGNFEEKKHFSFEEELQLSSQDKSELLAKRNELGQLPMVSYTSQYGMGCFEGLKAFPQKDGSLKIFRPDENAKRMKSSMEGLHMPGIDEKVFLNAVKGIAKRNQELGFTPEYASVWEKDNFLSGHSIYIRPFTYSEAAIGLGYSEAPWFIVISTPVSSYFGTGSSKAITTDRIRATKRGTGWIKCDANYVIPTLAKKEAEQQGYMEAIFLDSMESKYIEEGSSSNFFILLNDGTLVTPSLGDTILPGITRKSIMTLAVDMGLTVVERQISIEEALDAGKECFVTGTAAGISFLESMTHKGKTKVFNAGKMGELTKELLLTLKGIQYGSKEDKYNWMVSV, from the coding sequence ATGGGATTTTCTTTATCAATTTTGCCATGGATTTATACAGCAAAATATATAAATCAATCTTGGAAAGGAAATTTTGAAGAAAAGAAGCATTTCTCTTTTGAAGAAGAGCTTCAACTTTCATCTCAAGATAAATCAGAACTATTAGCCAAAAGAAATGAACTAGGGCAATTGCCAATGGTTTCCTATACAAGCCAGTACGGTATGGGATGCTTTGAAGGATTAAAAGCGTTTCCTCAAAAAGATGGTAGCTTAAAAATATTCAGACCTGATGAAAATGCTAAAAGAATGAAAAGTTCTATGGAGGGTCTTCATATGCCTGGGATTGATGAAAAAGTATTCCTGAATGCTGTTAAAGGGATAGCTAAAAGAAATCAAGAACTAGGTTTTACGCCAGAATACGCTAGTGTTTGGGAAAAAGATAATTTTCTATCAGGTCATTCTATCTATATAAGACCATTTACTTATTCAGAAGCGGCTATCGGCTTAGGATATAGTGAAGCCCCCTGGTTTATTGTTATATCAACACCAGTAAGTTCTTATTTTGGAACAGGAAGCTCAAAAGCAATTACAACAGACCGTATTCGTGCTACTAAACGAGGTACAGGTTGGATAAAATGTGATGCTAATTATGTCATTCCCACACTTGCTAAAAAAGAAGCAGAGCAACAAGGCTATATGGAGGCTATATTTCTCGATAGTATGGAGAGCAAGTACATAGAAGAAGGCTCTAGTAGTAATTTTTTTATACTTCTAAATGATGGCACGCTTGTAACTCCATCTTTAGGAGATACGATTCTACCTGGCATCACTAGAAAAAGCATTATGACACTAGCTGTCGATATGGGATTGACCGTCGTAGAACGACAAATATCAATCGAAGAAGCCTTGGATGCTGGCAAGGAATGTTTTGTAACTGGTACAGCAGCAGGAATCAGCTTTTTAGAATCAATGACCCATAAAGGCAAAACAAAAGTCTTTAATGCTGGAAAAATGGGAGAACTGACCAAGGAACTTCTTTTAACATTAAAAGGTATTCAATATGGTTCAAAAGAGGATAAATACAATTGGATGGTTAGTGTCTAA
- a CDS encoding HAD-IA family hydrolase — MKYLLFDLDNTLYQGSWGFSEAINQRMNEFVANYLGVTIEEALVLRKENKRYGTTLEWLRKTKGLTDITSFFDAVHPKNIHKYLKRERNLTQMLSSLKLPMSILTNAPRDHALRVLDYLEITHCFEHIFDIEYNNLKGKPHISSYTKALDVAHYTIENTLFIDDHPKYLYPFQEMGGHVLLVDEYDNEYKKHPFPHINNIFDLPLYLRSL, encoded by the coding sequence ATGAAATATCTTTTATTTGATCTCGATAACACTCTCTATCAAGGATCTTGGGGTTTTAGTGAAGCCATTAATCAACGAATGAATGAATTTGTTGCCAATTATTTAGGTGTTACCATTGAAGAAGCACTTGTCCTTAGAAAAGAAAACAAAAGATATGGTACAACTCTCGAATGGTTACGTAAAACAAAAGGCTTAACCGATATCACGTCTTTCTTTGACGCAGTGCATCCAAAGAACATACACAAGTACCTCAAACGTGAAAGAAATTTGACACAGATGCTTTCGTCCTTAAAGCTACCTATGTCGATATTGACAAACGCTCCTCGAGATCATGCCTTACGTGTTCTAGACTATTTAGAAATCACCCACTGCTTTGAACACATTTTTGACATAGAATATAATAATCTCAAAGGCAAACCTCATATATCCAGTTATACTAAAGCTCTCGATGTCGCTCATTACACAATAGAGAACACACTATTCATTGATGATCATCCCAAATACTTGTATCCTTTTCAGGAAATGGGTGGACATGTATTATTGGTAGATGAATATGATAATGAATATAAGAAACATCCTTTCCCTCATATTAACAATATTTTTGATCTCCCCTTGTATTTAAGGAGTCTTTAG
- a CDS encoding single-stranded DNA-binding protein: MQPFNSVVVEGNLVKDPETRTTPNGHKLSLFTVAHNYYYKVDGEQTKGVNYFDIEVWNRTSEFAEEYLSKGTNVRIAGILRQDRWNDKDGHVRSKIKIIGEHIEFRTLRTDKKVTNQSEFEVTF; encoded by the coding sequence ATGCAGCCATTCAATTCTGTCGTAGTCGAAGGGAATCTGGTAAAAGATCCTGAAACACGAACAACCCCAAACGGTCACAAATTAAGTTTATTTACTGTAGCACACAATTATTATTACAAAGTCGATGGAGAGCAGACTAAGGGAGTCAACTATTTTGACATTGAAGTCTGGAATAGAACATCTGAGTTTGCAGAGGAATATCTATCAAAAGGCACTAATGTAAGAATAGCTGGTATTTTGAGACAGGATCGTTGGAATGATAAAGATGGTCATGTTCGATCTAAAATAAAAATCATTGGGGAACATATTGAGTTCCGTACTTTACGCACAGATAAAAAAGTGACAAATCAATCAGAGTTTGAAGTCACATTTTAG
- a CDS encoding ABC transporter ATP-binding protein produces MENDKTEILLEVKNLKQHFPLDGGFLFKKKVGAIRAVDGVSFELRRGETLGLVGESGCGKSTTARAIAQLYKPTAGEVILDGEDLNKLSPKEMVTRRRDVQMVFQDPYASLNPRMTVGDIIAEPMIIFSNKKVIVRSKSEIADRVEWLMEKVGLNKRFKNRYPHEFSGGQRQRIGIARALALNPKLILADEPVSALDVSIQSQILNLLKDLQEEFGLTYLFIAHDLAVIEYICDRIAVMYLGTMVEISPSSGLYKNPLHPYTKALLSAVPIPDPEIERKRKRITLEGDVPSPDTERVGCYFYDRCAFRMDHCKNNIPKLSKVEGDHKVACFLYHDVDGKLLEKN; encoded by the coding sequence ATGGAAAATGATAAGACTGAAATCTTATTAGAAGTAAAAAATTTAAAACAACATTTTCCATTGGATGGTGGTTTCTTATTTAAGAAGAAGGTGGGAGCTATTCGCGCTGTCGATGGTGTATCTTTTGAACTACGGAGAGGAGAAACTCTTGGTCTCGTTGGTGAATCGGGTTGTGGTAAATCCACTACAGCGAGAGCTATAGCTCAATTGTATAAACCAACTGCTGGTGAAGTCATCTTAGATGGTGAAGATCTTAATAAATTATCACCTAAAGAAATGGTAACAAGAAGACGAGACGTACAAATGGTCTTTCAAGACCCTTATGCTAGTTTGAATCCACGAATGACTGTTGGAGATATTATTGCAGAGCCAATGATAATTTTTTCCAATAAAAAGGTAATCGTTCGATCAAAATCTGAAATAGCTGATCGTGTTGAATGGTTGATGGAAAAAGTTGGTTTGAATAAACGTTTCAAAAATCGATATCCCCATGAGTTTTCTGGTGGGCAGAGACAACGAATTGGAATAGCAAGGGCTCTTGCTTTAAATCCAAAACTTATCCTTGCGGATGAACCTGTTTCTGCGTTGGATGTCTCTATCCAATCTCAGATATTAAATCTTTTAAAGGATTTACAAGAAGAGTTTGGACTTACTTATTTATTTATAGCCCATGACCTTGCCGTTATTGAATACATTTGTGACCGTATTGCTGTTATGTATTTAGGTACTATGGTTGAGATCAGTCCCAGTAGTGGTTTATATAAGAATCCTTTGCACCCTTATACCAAAGCGCTTTTATCAGCTGTACCTATCCCTGATCCTGAGATTGAAAGAAAAAGAAAACGTATAACCTTAGAGGGCGACGTTCCAAGTCCAGATACAGAACGGGTTGGTTGTTACTTTTATGATAGGTGTGCTTTTAGAATGGACCATTGTAAAAATAATATCCCTAAACTTTCTAAGGTAGAAGGTGATCATAAAGTAGCCTGTTTCTTATATCATGATGTGGACGGAAAACTTTTAGAAAAAAATTAG
- the flcA gene encoding periplasmic flagellar collar protein FlcA, producing the protein MPSLDAIEDIKRQIQSFANEPTIRQERGEDLEDIQPPVSDISEDLNSLLEETREELDQEPEPAPEEEYSDLDIDSFFDDDLDLPEDGNLSVPDDLFGDDLLSDEPFSDDAFSDSVENQDEDFSDFDLDEVGEIPEIEDSLEEQTDDLDVLENFDDVPDLESSTEDQEDSFGIDNNVEFESKDVTQNDSLDDDLDPSVDTAALAAFDSDMDFSIDDDLAELSANINDPSNDEESSVEEEPPVDGLDITSEPDSPRDLDIDLDDSIDIEEESFDELEDIPEMETSGDLDLDLPDFGEDMGDPGFSDEDFEFSFDEDLSDKPSDSTPDELEEFSLDDPIKEQASTDDDMVFPDFSNDMELDSSSDDEFSIETNISDDFPELASFDSDDDFESNEDDEFDLGDFGSEFGLNEEDDLLSDPGSLNPAMDMSLDKGEQPGEFEISEEEFKKLQRKLGTLPLNLRIAIEEAIGEKDLSTEDNQRIINMLIKDASPKALAKTVGDILGKVIRIPSGFKESGLELDRKRSTLLYNAVHIMLPIIRNAFLLSILTGVLIILGYQFAYRPLKAKNLYTRGYESVLDDDYELGKEDFRLAWNTWKDKSWFYKYAEAYLSRRQYDYAAEKYSQLIQNYPKETNGYLEWAKMASNDRNDYAEAERILKMGLDINRNDYDLKLYLGDNYLEWAYEDPSYFESARRSYAELRQEAGGKNEIWMRMLRLFIRTDNIKEVNRIKDMYLDVPARNLASFGDTWAELGGYLIDRDEISDVESILLKSYEINPSYPETHYELARYFDQIGKEGDEKKALTSALYFFEQSMPLSQRRLPKLVDTHKRIGKLQYDEGDYLSAEQSYGAALNIYEDSKSRGLMSARKEFGEIYKLMGDLNYYVSHDYQTALDYYVEGERNYYQEPEVNYRKGFVYYLQNKFKKSLDEFYDSLDSIENNENLRYAMANTLYRRKDYYAARGYYEGLKKDLEAKYQSIDMLLPEDNPDHEYLVEDLYKVYNNLGVSLVQVSRRMGDNSKKGEAQYYFTKASELIDNLSRDPDSGVREELANLPYVNSRLLLYPQSEADLEIYQDIPRDLQSDQF; encoded by the coding sequence ATGCCAAGTCTGGATGCTATTGAAGATATAAAACGACAAATTCAGTCTTTCGCTAATGAACCTACTATAAGACAGGAACGAGGCGAGGATTTAGAAGATATACAACCACCTGTATCAGATATTTCTGAAGATCTCAATTCTTTGCTGGAAGAAACAAGAGAAGAATTGGATCAAGAGCCTGAACCGGCACCTGAAGAGGAATATTCAGATCTAGATATTGATTCCTTTTTTGATGATGATCTGGATTTACCAGAAGACGGTAATCTTTCTGTTCCTGATGATTTGTTCGGTGATGACTTACTATCTGATGAACCATTTTCAGATGATGCTTTCTCTGACTCGGTTGAGAATCAGGATGAAGATTTTTCTGACTTTGATCTTGATGAGGTCGGTGAGATTCCTGAAATTGAAGACTCACTCGAGGAACAGACCGATGATCTCGATGTTCTAGAAAACTTTGATGATGTTCCAGATTTGGAATCCAGTACAGAAGATCAAGAGGATTCTTTTGGCATTGACAACAATGTGGAATTTGAAAGTAAGGATGTTACTCAGAATGATAGCCTTGATGATGACCTAGATCCTTCTGTTGATACTGCTGCTTTAGCAGCATTTGATTCAGATATGGATTTTTCTATTGATGATGATTTGGCTGAATTATCAGCTAATATAAATGATCCTTCAAATGATGAAGAGTCCAGTGTAGAGGAAGAACCTCCTGTTGATGGTTTAGATATCACTTCTGAACCAGACAGTCCTCGAGATTTGGATATTGATTTAGATGATTCTATTGATATTGAAGAAGAATCTTTTGATGAACTGGAAGATATTCCTGAGATGGAAACTTCGGGAGACCTTGATCTTGATTTGCCTGATTTTGGTGAGGACATGGGTGATCCAGGTTTTAGTGATGAAGACTTTGAGTTTTCCTTCGATGAAGATTTATCAGACAAACCTAGTGACAGTACTCCTGATGAATTAGAAGAATTTTCTTTAGATGATCCAATAAAAGAACAAGCCTCCACTGATGATGATATGGTTTTTCCAGATTTTTCAAATGATATGGAATTGGATTCCTCTTCTGATGATGAATTTTCAATCGAAACTAATATCTCCGATGATTTTCCTGAATTAGCCAGTTTTGATAGTGATGATGATTTTGAGTCTAATGAAGATGATGAATTTGATTTAGGTGATTTTGGTAGTGAATTTGGTCTAAATGAAGAAGACGATTTGCTATCTGATCCTGGAAGCCTGAATCCTGCAATGGATATGAGCCTTGATAAGGGTGAACAACCAGGTGAGTTTGAAATATCAGAAGAGGAATTTAAAAAACTTCAAAGAAAGTTAGGAACCCTACCTCTAAACTTAAGGATTGCTATTGAAGAAGCTATTGGAGAAAAGGATCTGTCAACTGAGGATAATCAAAGAATTATAAATATGTTGATTAAAGATGCTTCTCCTAAAGCTCTGGCTAAGACGGTTGGGGATATCTTAGGAAAAGTAATCAGAATCCCTTCTGGATTTAAAGAAAGTGGACTTGAGTTAGATCGAAAGCGATCTACTCTCCTATATAATGCGGTTCATATAATGCTTCCCATCATAAGGAATGCATTTTTATTAAGTATATTGACTGGTGTTTTAATTATATTGGGATATCAGTTCGCATATAGACCATTAAAGGCAAAGAATTTATATACGCGGGGCTATGAGAGTGTTCTGGATGACGACTATGAATTGGGCAAAGAAGATTTTAGATTGGCCTGGAATACATGGAAAGATAAAAGTTGGTTTTACAAATACGCAGAAGCCTATTTGAGTCGTCGACAGTATGATTACGCAGCAGAAAAGTATAGTCAATTAATTCAGAATTATCCTAAAGAAACAAATGGCTACCTGGAATGGGCCAAAATGGCTAGTAACGATCGTAATGACTATGCTGAAGCCGAACGTATTTTGAAGATGGGCTTAGATATAAATCGTAATGATTACGACTTGAAACTCTATCTTGGTGATAACTATCTTGAATGGGCTTATGAAGATCCCTCCTACTTTGAATCTGCTAGGCGTTCCTATGCTGAGTTGCGACAGGAAGCTGGAGGCAAGAATGAAATCTGGATGAGAATGTTAAGGCTTTTTATACGTACTGATAATATAAAAGAAGTAAATAGGATCAAAGATATGTATCTTGATGTTCCAGCAAGGAATCTGGCCAGTTTTGGGGATACTTGGGCAGAATTAGGAGGATATCTTATAGATAGGGATGAAATTTCTGATGTTGAATCTATACTTTTAAAATCCTATGAAATTAATCCGTCTTATCCTGAAACACATTATGAATTAGCCAGATATTTTGATCAAATAGGTAAGGAGGGAGATGAAAAGAAGGCCCTGACTTCCGCTTTATATTTTTTTGAACAATCCATGCCTTTATCTCAGAGGCGTCTTCCTAAGCTAGTAGACACTCATAAACGAATCGGAAAGTTGCAGTATGATGAAGGGGATTATCTGTCTGCAGAACAATCTTATGGGGCTGCTTTAAATATTTATGAAGATAGTAAGTCTAGAGGATTAATGTCTGCACGTAAAGAATTTGGTGAAATATACAAATTAATGGGAGACCTCAACTATTATGTGTCACATGATTATCAGACCGCTTTAGACTATTATGTTGAAGGGGAGAGGAATTATTATCAAGAACCAGAAGTGAATTATAGAAAAGGATTCGTTTACTATCTACAAAATAAGTTTAAGAAATCTCTCGATGAGTTTTATGACTCTTTGGACTCAATTGAGAATAATGAAAACCTTCGTTATGCTATGGCGAATACTTTGTATAGGAGAAAGGATTATTATGCTGCTCGCGGATATTATGAGGGTCTTAAGAAGGACCTTGAGGCCAAATATCAATCCATAGACATGTTGCTTCCTGAAGATAACCCCGATCATGAATATCTAGTTGAGGATTTGTATAAGGTTTACAACAATTTAGGTGTCTCACTTGTGCAGGTATCACGTAGGATGGGAGATAATTCAAAAAAAGGAGAAGCCCAGTATTATTTTACTAAGGCTTCTGAATTAATCGATAATTTGTCAAGAGATCCAGATTCAGGTGTTCGAGAAGAGCTTGCTAATTTGCCTTATGTGAACTCAAGATTACTATTATATCCTCAGTCAGAAGCAGACCTAGAGATATATCAAGATATTCCTAGGGACTTGCAATCAGATCAGTTTTAA
- a CDS encoding ABC transporter ATP-binding protein has translation MSNEVILEVKDLKTYFKTDQGILKAVDGVSFELKKGETLGIVGESGSGKSVTNMSVMKLIPQPPGRYEGGEILFEGRDVLKMSESELRQMRGNKISMIFQNPMTSLNPFLKISTQLIETIMLHQKLNKKAARERAIEMLKLVGIPGAENRVDAYPHQFSGGMRQRVMIAIALSCNPEILIADEPTTALDVTIQAQILELMNSLAQKFGTATIMITHDLGVVAGMCDRVCVMYAGKIVERASNDDLFMEPKHPYTQGLIKSVPRLDKTNDKRLYSIPGQPPNVINLPDCCPFYPRCEYAMDVCKNKYPDEIKLSEGRTVSCWLYADKETKNGK, from the coding sequence GTGAGTAATGAAGTGATCTTAGAAGTAAAAGATCTTAAAACATATTTTAAAACTGATCAGGGCATATTGAAGGCTGTTGACGGTGTTTCCTTTGAATTAAAAAAGGGGGAAACTTTAGGTATTGTAGGAGAATCCGGTTCTGGTAAATCGGTAACCAATATGTCTGTCATGAAGCTGATCCCCCAACCACCGGGACGATATGAGGGGGGTGAAATCCTTTTTGAAGGTCGTGATGTTTTGAAAATGTCTGAATCAGAACTTCGCCAAATGCGTGGTAACAAAATATCAATGATCTTTCAAAATCCCATGACTAGTTTGAATCCTTTTCTTAAGATATCTACTCAGTTGATTGAAACTATTATGTTACATCAAAAGTTAAACAAAAAAGCCGCTCGGGAACGAGCTATTGAAATGCTTAAGTTAGTTGGTATTCCTGGAGCAGAGAACAGAGTTGATGCTTATCCTCACCAATTTTCTGGAGGGATGAGACAACGGGTAATGATTGCGATTGCCTTAAGTTGTAATCCGGAAATCCTTATCGCCGATGAACCAACAACCGCTTTGGATGTAACCATTCAAGCTCAGATCCTGGAGTTAATGAATTCACTTGCACAGAAATTTGGAACAGCTACCATTATGATTACCCACGACTTGGGTGTTGTCGCTGGGATGTGCGATCGAGTTTGTGTTATGTATGCAGGGAAAATAGTGGAAAGAGCGTCTAATGATGATCTTTTTATGGAACCAAAACATCCATATACTCAAGGTTTAATTAAATCTGTTCCAAGATTGGACAAAACAAATGATAAACGTCTTTATTCTATCCCTGGGCAACCACCAAATGTCATCAACCTGCCGGATTGCTGTCCATTTTATCCAAGATGTGAGTATGCAATGGATGTTTGTAAAAACAAGTATCCAGATGAAATTAAATTAAGCGAAGGGCGAACAGTAAGTTGTTGGTTGTATGCAGATAAGGAGACAAAGAATGGAAAATGA
- a CDS encoding ABC transporter permease, with protein MSNEKNSVTSSEEPKADENTFSMSVKGSSLTQDAWRRLKKNKMAMFGLGIFIFYAFIAFLGPYILPIYSYKFQVIDHIHLPPSLTKTAGELWYEKESTHMKAIAAKEGRELNAEEKAELDDMIYRIHNETKVINGKTVKIHERHYLLGTDYLGRDLLSRIIYGGRISILVGLVGALVAVFIGIVLGALAGFMGGTVDAIISRVIDVMYSLPYMLMVIIFMAIFGQNIFNLFLALALVSWLTVARVVRGQIISLKNSEFVEAARSIGAGTWRIIFRHLLPNTLGVIIVFTTLRIPSFIMSESFLSFLGLGISAPMASWGTLLKDAIDGMSLFPWKLIYPAGAMILFLFSMNFLGDGLRDAFDPESRN; from the coding sequence ATGAGTAATGAAAAAAACTCTGTGACTAGTTCTGAAGAACCTAAAGCAGATGAAAATACATTTAGTATGTCTGTTAAAGGGTCCAGTTTAACACAGGACGCTTGGCGACGATTAAAGAAAAATAAAATGGCTATGTTTGGATTGGGAATTTTTATTTTCTATGCCTTTATAGCGTTTCTTGGACCTTATATCCTCCCCATTTATTCTTACAAATTCCAGGTGATTGATCATATTCATCTACCACCATCCTTAACAAAGACGGCGGGAGAGTTATGGTATGAAAAAGAGTCTACCCATATGAAGGCTATTGCTGCTAAAGAAGGTAGAGAATTAAATGCAGAAGAAAAAGCTGAACTAGATGATATGATCTATCGTATTCATAATGAAACTAAGGTTATAAATGGAAAAACAGTGAAAATCCATGAACGTCATTACCTTCTGGGTACTGATTATCTTGGGAGGGATTTGCTGTCTCGTATTATCTATGGTGGTCGAATCTCCATACTGGTCGGCCTTGTTGGTGCACTGGTTGCTGTATTTATTGGAATTGTATTAGGTGCCCTGGCAGGATTCATGGGTGGTACTGTAGATGCTATAATATCAAGAGTCATTGATGTTATGTATAGCTTACCTTACATGCTCATGGTAATCATTTTTATGGCAATATTCGGTCAAAACATTTTTAACCTTTTCTTGGCTTTAGCCTTGGTGTCTTGGTTAACCGTTGCCCGGGTTGTTCGGGGGCAAATTATTTCATTAAAAAATTCTGAGTTTGTTGAAGCTGCTAGAAGTATTGGCGCTGGGACTTGGAGAATTATATTCAGACATTTATTGCCTAATACATTAGGTGTCATTATTGTATTCACAACACTTCGTATTCCGTCATTTATTATGAGTGAATCATTTTTATCTTTCTTAGGTTTAGGAATATCTGCTCCTATGGCTTCCTGGGGAACATTACTGAAAGATGCTATTGATGGTATGAGTCTATTTCCTTGGAAATTAATCTATCCCGCTGGTGCCATGATCCTCTTTTTGTTTTCTATGAACTTTTTAGGTGATGGCCTAAGAGATGCTTTCGATCCAGAAAGTAGAAATTAA